The proteins below are encoded in one region of Salvelinus sp. IW2-2015 unplaced genomic scaffold, ASM291031v2 Un_scaffold1229, whole genome shotgun sequence:
- the LOC112070128 gene encoding photoreceptor outer segment membrane glycoprotein 2-like — MAVLKVKFTKTNRDKLAQVLWILNWVSVVTGLILFSLGLFLKVEINKRWELMAERDLHYVPNMLIATGLIACGINFLGGKICYDCADTTKFLRWKLLMLPYVICTFFFTFCILVGALMCYGMRGELEEALDLGLRDAMRYYKDTDTPGRCFLKRTVDLLQIQFQCCGNFGFRDWFQIQWISNRYLDMSCREVVARLRSNVEGKYLMDGVPFSCCNINSPRPCIQHQITNSSAHFNYEYQTEELNLWKKGCRQALLEYYTHIMQSIGLTVLIIWLFELSVLTGVRYLQTSLENVLRQGDPDSESDGWLLENSFVETARSNFNIIKSLGKCNQIGTANNGDPNIDVPSTAYYGPDNLPPKQIPVAS; from the exons ATGGCCGTGCTGAAAGTGAAATTCACCAAGACCAACAGGGACAAGCTTGCCCAGGTGCTGTGGATCCTCAACTGGGTTTCCGTGGTGACGGGGTTGATTTTGTTTAGCCTGGGGCTCTTCCTAAAGGTGGAGATCAACAAACGCTGGGAGCTTATGGCAGAAAGGGACCTCCACTACGTCCCCAACATGCTCATTGCCACAGGCCTCATCGCCTGTGGCATCAATTTCCTGGGCGGGAAGATCTGCTACGACTGTGCGGACACCACTAAGTTCCTGCGCTGGAAGCTGCTGATGCTGCCCTACGTCATCTGCACCTTCTTCTTCACCTTCTGCATCCTGGTGGGGGCTCTCATGTGCTACGGCATGCGCGGGGAGCTGGAGGAGGCTCTGGACCTGGGTCTGCGGGACGCCATGCGCTATTATAAGGACACGGACACACCAGGCCGCTGCTTCCTGAAGCGCACTGTGGACCTGCTGCAGATCCAGTTCCAGTGCTGCGGCAACTTCGGCTTCAGAGACTGGTTCCAGATCCAGTGGATCAGCAACCGCTACCTGGACATGTCCTGCAGGGAGGTTGTGGC CCGGCTGAGGAGTAACGTGGAAGGGAAATATCTGATGGACGGGGTTCCCTTCAGCTGCTGTAACATTAACTCACCACGGCCCTGCATCCAGCACCAGATCACCAACAGCTCAGCCCACTTCAACTATGAATACCAGACAGAGGAGCTCAACTTGTGGAAGAAGGGCTGCCGCCAGGCCCTGCTGGAGTACTACACCCACATCATGCAGTCCATTGGCCTCACCGTCCTCATCATCTGGCTGTTTGAG CTGTCGGTGCTGACCGGGGTGCGCTACCTCCAGACATCCCTGGAGAACGTGCTGAGACAGGGGGACCCAGACTCAGAGTCCGACGGCTGGCTCCTGGAGAACAGCTTTGTGGAAACAGCCAGATCCAACTTCAATATCATAAAGAGCTTGGGGAAGTGCAACCAGATTGGCACAGCCAACAACGGCGACCCCAACATCGACGTCCCCTCCACAGCCTACTATGGACCAGACAACCTGCCCCCAAAACAGATTCCTGTGGCCAGTTGA